A DNA window from Anaerolineales bacterium contains the following coding sequences:
- a CDS encoding HAD family hydrolase, whose protein sequence is MSPGKTRWIVFDAMGVIFDEADDVSNRLVPFLRRRGCSADGETVHAAYRQASLGRIAPRELRNGFGLGREYPAVEREYLDNCLQLDPHLLETAEALAGKYSLAILSNDVAEWSAYLRKRHGLEKLFRITVTSGEAGFRKPDPAIYRILLERLRADGKDCLFIDDRRENLPPAAALGIFSVWLAKEGSGDQDAAYPRIGSLAELPGLADEYFSNSPSSSPGNPPFSKGYHRVL, encoded by the coding sequence ATGAGCCCCGGCAAAACCCGCTGGATCGTGTTCGACGCGATGGGCGTGATCTTTGACGAAGCCGACGACGTCTCCAACCGGCTCGTCCCGTTTCTCCGCCGGCGGGGCTGCTCCGCCGACGGGGAAACCGTGCACGCCGCGTACCGGCAGGCCAGCTTGGGGCGGATCGCTCCCCGTGAATTACGGAACGGCTTCGGGCTGGGGCGGGAATATCCCGCCGTCGAACGCGAATATCTCGACAACTGCCTGCAGCTGGATCCGCACCTGCTGGAAACCGCGGAAGCGCTGGCGGGGAAATATTCCCTGGCGATCCTCTCCAACGACGTCGCCGAGTGGTCGGCCTATCTGCGAAAACGGCACGGGTTGGAAAAGCTGTTTCGAATTACGGTGACCAGCGGCGAGGCCGGTTTCCGCAAACCGGATCCGGCGATCTACCGCATTCTGCTCGAGCGCCTGCGCGCCGACGGGAAGGATTGCCTATTCATCGACGACCGGAGGGAAAACCTTCCGCCGGCGGCCGCGCTGGGGATCTTTTCGGTGTGGCTGGCGAAGGAGGGAAGCGGCGACCAGGACGCGGCCTATCCACGGATCGGCAGCCTCGCGGAACTGCCGGGGCTGGCGGATGAATATTTCTCAAACAGCCCGTCATCCTCACCCGGCAATCCCCCATTTTCCAAAGGATACCATCGCGTGTTGTAG
- a CDS encoding CDP-alcohol phosphatidyltransferase family protein, translating to MNDIRNHQRVNDILLGPLERPVLHWLAVHLPAWVTPDFCTFVGTCGALVILVSYVLSNLHPAFLWLASLGFVVNWLGDSLDGTLARHRNIERPVFGFFVDHTNDAACQIVIFLGLGLSPYVGFHVASLTLVAYMLLSVLVYVRTCASGEFKISYGKLGPTEIRALAIGLNAAMFFGGRQAIPLPAGAFGTILINPYDLIVAGIAVLLLVFFLVTAVRESIRMGKTNR from the coding sequence ATGAACGACATCCGCAATCATCAAAGGGTGAACGATATCCTCCTCGGTCCGCTGGAACGGCCGGTGCTGCATTGGCTGGCGGTCCACCTGCCGGCCTGGGTGACCCCCGATTTCTGCACCTTCGTCGGCACGTGCGGCGCGTTGGTGATCTTGGTCAGCTACGTGCTGAGCAACCTGCATCCCGCCTTCCTGTGGCTGGCTTCGCTGGGGTTCGTCGTCAACTGGCTGGGCGACAGCCTGGACGGCACGCTCGCCAGGCACCGGAACATCGAACGCCCGGTGTTCGGTTTTTTCGTGGACCACACCAACGACGCGGCCTGCCAGATCGTCATCTTTCTGGGACTCGGTCTCTCCCCCTATGTTGGGTTCCATGTCGCCAGCCTCACCCTGGTCGCCTATATGCTGTTGTCGGTGCTGGTGTACGTGCGCACCTGCGCCTCGGGCGAGTTCAAGATCTCCTACGGGAAACTCGGCCCGACGGAAATCCGCGCTCTGGCGATCGGATTGAACGCCGCGATGTTTTTCGGCGGCAGACAGGCGATTCCGCTCCCGGCCGGCGCCTTCGGCACCATTCTAATAAATCCGTACGACCTGATCGTCGCCGGGATCGCCGTCCTCCTGCTGGTTTTCTTCCTCGTCACCGCGGTGCGGGAATCCATCCGGATGGGAAAGACCAACCGCTAG
- a CDS encoding YcxB family protein: MVEITFALTGWEYFEGLLVSSLKRIFPRVGFLAFPVIMLIGLFGVLRISDDPLSLAAYALAACALLFVLLAVVPAVRAVQYARSKDRAQPATWRFGEGRIEIRIGGNGKKTDWKAFARPAETWHLFLLYSAADGRTIYILPKRAFRDKPRQDRFREMAVKALGKMR, encoded by the coding sequence ATGGTGGAAATCACATTTGCACTCACGGGATGGGAATATTTCGAGGGTCTGCTGGTCAGCTCCCTGAAGCGGATATTCCCGCGGGTCGGGTTTCTCGCTTTTCCGGTGATCATGCTGATCGGCCTGTTCGGAGTTTTGCGCATCTCCGACGATCCGCTGTCGTTGGCGGCTTATGCGCTTGCCGCATGCGCCCTGCTATTCGTCCTGCTCGCCGTCGTGCCGGCCGTGCGGGCCGTCCAATACGCCCGAAGCAAGGACCGGGCGCAACCGGCGACCTGGCGCTTCGGCGAGGGGCGGATCGAGATCCGCATCGGAGGCAACGGAAAGAAAACGGACTGGAAGGCCTTCGCGCGTCCGGCCGAGACCTGGCACCTGTTCCTGCTCTATTCGGCCGCCGACGGGCGGACCATCTACATCCTGCCGAAGCGCGCCTTCCGCGATAAACCGCGGCAGGACCGGTTCCGGGAAATGGCGGTGAAGGCGCTCGGCAAGATGCGGTGA
- a CDS encoding extracellular solute-binding protein, translating into MQKGKSKSSLAAGLPIGLSVCLVSTVVIVFAVHRGGVPLPGRESRSPSAEAAASPPDAAASSLPTVGPTRAGPVTIRWWHTDDVTNTREVWRKLADEYTAAHPNVTIEITTPEGGGSHKTAVDNAMRAGDPPDIFLSWGGSELTAYAKAGFLLDITGYLDADGGAWRETFGPGALGVFSFAGRNYGAPWEMGMAGIWYNKTLFARAGITAPPATWAEFLHAVDALAAAGITPIAVGAGDRWPAALWWEYLATRLGGQAAFEAACSRTGSFADPPFLEAGELLRDLVTRSPFQEGFLDTAYEDVAALIGDGRAAMELMGEWSPTAYNFASADKQGLGDALGWFPFPAVEGGRGDPDDVLGGGKGFMVGRNAPPEAVDFLKYLTRAESLARYAAAAFGSSLPPVRGGAAGLTYPLMVVIQQAVWKAGYVQLYYDSALPRTMESAINDGVWGIFAGTLSPEQAARGIEDAAEADLG; encoded by the coding sequence ATGCAAAAGGGGAAATCCAAAAGCTCGCTGGCAGCCGGGTTGCCGATCGGATTATCGGTCTGCCTCGTTTCAACCGTAGTGATTGTTTTTGCGGTCCACCGCGGCGGCGTCCCCCTGCCGGGGCGGGAAAGCCGTTCCCCGTCCGCCGAGGCGGCGGCTTCCCCTCCGGACGCGGCCGCATCCTCCCTCCCCACCGTCGGGCCGACCCGCGCCGGACCGGTGACCATTCGTTGGTGGCATACCGATGATGTGACGAATACCCGAGAAGTCTGGCGGAAGCTGGCCGACGAATACACGGCCGCGCATCCCAACGTGACGATCGAAATCACCACGCCGGAAGGCGGCGGATCCCACAAAACCGCCGTGGATAACGCCATGCGGGCCGGCGATCCGCCCGATATTTTCCTCAGCTGGGGCGGATCCGAGTTAACCGCGTACGCCAAAGCCGGTTTCCTGTTGGATATCACCGGGTACCTCGACGCCGACGGCGGCGCCTGGCGCGAGACGTTCGGTCCGGGCGCCCTGGGCGTTTTTTCCTTCGCAGGCAGGAACTACGGCGCGCCGTGGGAGATGGGAATGGCCGGGATCTGGTACAACAAGACGCTCTTCGCGCGGGCCGGGATAACCGCTCCGCCCGCGACCTGGGCGGAATTCCTCCACGCCGTCGACGCGCTCGCGGCTGCCGGGATCACGCCGATCGCCGTCGGCGCCGGCGATCGGTGGCCGGCCGCACTGTGGTGGGAATACCTCGCCACCCGCCTCGGCGGCCAGGCCGCCTTCGAGGCCGCCTGCAGCCGCACGGGGTCCTTCGCCGATCCGCCGTTCCTGGAAGCCGGAGAACTGCTCAGGGATCTCGTGACGCGCTCGCCCTTCCAGGAGGGATTCCTGGACACGGCTTACGAAGACGTGGCCGCCCTGATCGGCGACGGCCGGGCTGCGATGGAGCTGATGGGCGAGTGGAGTCCGACCGCGTATAATTTCGCCAGCGCCGACAAGCAAGGGCTTGGGGATGCGCTGGGTTGGTTCCCCTTCCCGGCGGTCGAAGGCGGAAGGGGCGATCCGGACGATGTCCTCGGCGGTGGAAAAGGCTTTATGGTCGGCAGGAACGCCCCGCCGGAAGCCGTCGATTTCCTCAAGTATCTTACCCGCGCGGAATCGCTTGCCCGGTATGCGGCGGCTGCTTTCGGTTCATCCCTCCCGCCGGTCCGAGGCGGCGCAGCGGGATTGACGTATCCCTTGATGGTCGTCATTCAGCAGGCGGTTTGGAAGGCCGGATACGTGCAGCTGTACTATGACTCAGCTCTGCCCAGGACGATGGAGAGCGCAATAAACGACGGCGTCTGGGGAATCTTCGCCGGGACGCTCTCGCCGGAACAAGCCGCCCGGGGGATCGAAGACGCGGCCGAAGCGGATTTGGGGTGA
- a CDS encoding NUDIX domain-containing protein, producing the protein MPGDPWILASLAVIEEDKKILLVRESAAPCRGKWSLPGGRALPGESILQTAVREIREETGIAAELTGLLYIDQMFDEGGGRIRFVFAGRAAGGGLKQIEDEHSLRAGWFDDEEAGRLDLRSPFMRKIIGLRRANPAGLPIGRIHVFTPEDYRSERP; encoded by the coding sequence ATGCCGGGTGATCCGTGGATACTCGCTTCGCTTGCCGTAATCGAAGAGGATAAAAAAATCCTCCTGGTCCGGGAATCCGCCGCGCCCTGCCGGGGGAAGTGGTCGCTTCCCGGCGGGCGCGCCTTGCCGGGCGAATCGATCCTGCAAACCGCGGTCCGGGAGATCCGCGAGGAGACGGGGATCGCGGCCGAGCTGACCGGATTGCTGTACATCGACCAGATGTTCGACGAGGGCGGCGGACGAATCCGTTTCGTCTTCGCCGGAAGAGCCGCCGGCGGCGGGCTGAAGCAAATCGAAGACGAGCATTCCCTGCGCGCCGGATGGTTCGACGACGAGGAAGCCGGCCGTTTGGATCTGCGCAGCCCGTTCATGCGCAAGATCATCGGATTGCGCCGCGCGAATCCGGCGGGGTTGCCAATCGGCCGAATCCATGTGTTCACCCCGGAGGATTACCGATCGGAGCGGCCCTGA
- a CDS encoding extracellular solute-binding protein, whose amino-acid sequence MTRGTDSPPAAATGAATAAAASAPDEPAEPTGTAEPPVPTVEPTGTSPVTFTWWHINSSNEGRDYWQTLADEYMAVHPNVTIHVTVLENEPFTTKLTTVMQSGDPPDLFQSWGGRTLNEYAEAGLLKDITAYLDSDGGAWRGTFSPGALGVYSYGGRNYGVPWDMGLVGFWYNKQLFASAGIPNPPATWSDFFIDIMKLQAAGIIPVALGEGDRWPGMFWYAYLATRIGGQAAFESAYDRTGSFADPAFVEAGRELQKLVANSAFQEDFLTASYIDEATAMGYGDAAMELMGQWAPMVDRDNSGDPQDFLENLGWFPFPAVEGGAGDPDDVFGGGNGFAVGKNAPAEAVDFAKYLTRVEAQIRCAEENLCIPVVKGGEAGLTDPLLLAVQRQLAKAKYLQLYYDQYLGPYLGQVVYDSVWDLLAGRVTPEQAAQTIEDCAQQELG is encoded by the coding sequence ATGACCCGCGGAACCGATTCGCCGCCGGCGGCCGCCACGGGCGCCGCCACCGCGGCCGCGGCCTCCGCGCCGGACGAGCCCGCGGAACCGACCGGCACGGCGGAGCCGCCCGTCCCGACCGTCGAGCCGACCGGCACGTCCCCGGTGACCTTCACCTGGTGGCATATAAATTCCTCCAACGAAGGGCGGGATTACTGGCAGACCCTGGCGGATGAGTACATGGCCGTCCATCCCAACGTGACCATCCACGTCACCGTGCTTGAAAACGAGCCCTTTACAACCAAACTCACCACGGTGATGCAATCCGGCGATCCGCCCGACCTTTTTCAGAGCTGGGGCGGCCGGACGCTGAACGAATATGCCGAGGCCGGATTGCTCAAGGACATCACCGCCTACCTCGACTCGGACGGGGGAGCCTGGCGCGGCACCTTCAGCCCGGGGGCGCTCGGCGTATATTCGTACGGCGGCAGGAATTACGGCGTGCCGTGGGATATGGGCTTGGTGGGTTTCTGGTACAACAAGCAGCTCTTCGCATCCGCCGGAATCCCCAATCCGCCCGCGACATGGAGCGACTTCTTCATCGACATCATGAAGCTCCAGGCGGCCGGGATCATCCCGGTGGCCCTCGGCGAAGGCGACAGATGGCCGGGCATGTTCTGGTACGCGTACCTGGCCACCCGCATCGGCGGCCAAGCCGCGTTCGAATCGGCCTACGACCGCACGGGATCCTTCGCCGATCCGGCGTTCGTCGAGGCCGGCCGGGAGCTCCAGAAGCTGGTTGCGAATTCGGCGTTTCAGGAAGACTTTCTGACCGCGTCCTACATCGACGAAGCAACCGCCATGGGCTACGGCGATGCCGCGATGGAGCTGATGGGTCAATGGGCCCCGATGGTGGATCGGGACAATAGCGGAGACCCGCAGGATTTCCTCGAAAACCTCGGCTGGTTTCCCTTCCCGGCGGTCGAGGGCGGGGCGGGCGACCCGGACGACGTGTTCGGCGGCGGCAACGGCTTCGCCGTCGGCAAGAACGCCCCGGCCGAGGCCGTCGATTTCGCGAAGTACCTGACCCGGGTGGAGGCTCAAATCCGATGCGCGGAAGAAAACTTATGCATCCCGGTGGTCAAGGGCGGCGAAGCGGGCTTGACGGATCCCCTCCTGCTCGCCGTCCAACGCCAGCTTGCCAAGGCGAAATACCTGCAGCTGTACTATGACCAGTACCTGGGTCCGTATTTGGGCCAAGTCGTCTACGACAGCGTCTGGGACCTCTTGGCCGGGAGGGTGACGCCGGAACAGGCCGCCCAGACGATCGAAGACTGCGCGCAGCAGGAGCTGGGATAG
- the sdhC gene encoding succinate dehydrogenase, cytochrome b556 subunit, protein MQSFVRFTRASLHYRPREGMVAFVLHRISGLAVLLFLSIHIVDTSMVYLHPQGYEQFMAVYRSPFFMLAEIALMAGVVYHGLNGFRIALFDLVLPQAWTIDRERLSVRLTILLAFLCWLPAGIIMGGNFVGYTFLGW, encoded by the coding sequence ATGCAATCGTTTGTCCGATTCACCCGCGCCTCCCTGCATTACCGCCCGCGGGAGGGAATGGTCGCCTTTGTGCTTCACCGCATCAGCGGGCTGGCGGTGCTGCTGTTCCTTTCGATTCACATCGTCGACACGTCGATGGTGTACCTTCACCCGCAGGGGTATGAGCAGTTCATGGCCGTGTACCGCTCCCCCTTCTTCATGCTGGCCGAGATCGCGCTAATGGCCGGGGTGGTCTACCACGGGCTGAACGGCTTCCGCATCGCGCTGTTCGACTTGGTCCTGCCGCAGGCCTGGACGATCGACCGGGAACGGTTGTCGGTCCGGCTCACGATCCTGCTCGCTTTCCTGTGCTGGTTGCCCGCCGGAATCATCATGGGCGGCAACTTCGTCGGCTACACCTTTCTCGGCTGGTAG
- a CDS encoding GNAT family N-acetyltransferase, producing the protein MQADPASAVIIRNATESDAPAIARLVGQLGYPSSDAQIADRISRMRGSPEYAVWVAETEGRVVGLVGVFLHSALEYDGLHGRLLGLVVDEPYRGRGIGERMMAWTEGRLKQRGIDKLTLTSGRQRIEAHELYRRLGYEQPGLRFGKDL; encoded by the coding sequence TTGCAGGCCGATCCCGCATCCGCTGTCATAATCCGAAACGCCACGGAGTCCGACGCGCCGGCTATCGCCCGCTTGGTGGGGCAATTGGGGTATCCTTCGAGCGACGCCCAAATCGCGGATCGAATCTCGAGAATGCGCGGGAGCCCGGAATACGCCGTCTGGGTCGCGGAGACGGAAGGACGCGTGGTCGGGCTGGTCGGCGTCTTTCTCCATAGTGCGCTTGAATACGACGGATTGCACGGCCGCCTGCTGGGGCTGGTGGTGGACGAGCCATACCGCGGCCGGGGCATCGGAGAACGGATGATGGCATGGACGGAGGGCCGGCTCAAGCAACGCGGGATCGACAAATTGACCCTCACTAGCGGACGCCAGCGGATTGAAGCCCACGAGCTCTACCGGCGGCTCGGGTACGAACAACCCGGACTGCGCTTCGGCAAGGATTTATAG
- a CDS encoding PD40 domain-containing protein, with protein sequence MRPSPAPTPSAAPTECSTPNPSTLPVAAGQVAIPVEGSLQNPAWSPEGVRLMFTRFSGGYNRGPADILIYDLRDHSLRVLVSDGSDNVNLPGSAWNAATSRIVFSSSREPHDEIYWIAEDGGPGEEIRITDRADRMAYEPSLSPDGVRVVFESHRLDAEDNGVITVFAVDGSDPYRALTDPQEDCRQPNWSPAGGRIVYQRFDGTQWDLWVVNADGSDRRRITGGDGDKTDASFSPDGEWIVFSVEEPDGGSVNLFVISVSGGDPIQTTRVSGYAGAPSWSPDGKYLAFEYSPADPDRSPGTAIWIVAAPTLPV encoded by the coding sequence GTGCGCCCGTCGCCGGCACCCACTCCCTCCGCGGCGCCCACGGAATGCTCCACGCCGAATCCTTCGACCCTGCCGGTTGCCGCCGGGCAGGTTGCCATCCCCGTGGAAGGAAGCCTCCAGAATCCGGCCTGGTCTCCGGAAGGCGTCCGGCTGATGTTCACCCGGTTTTCCGGCGGATACAACCGCGGTCCGGCGGACATCCTGATCTACGACCTGAGGGATCACTCCCTAAGGGTTCTCGTTTCCGACGGCAGCGACAATGTCAACCTTCCCGGATCAGCGTGGAATGCCGCCACAAGCCGGATCGTCTTTTCCTCCTCCCGCGAACCGCACGACGAAATTTATTGGATCGCCGAGGACGGCGGACCTGGTGAGGAGATCCGAATCACCGACCGCGCCGACCGGATGGCCTACGAACCTTCGCTTTCCCCCGACGGCGTCCGGGTGGTTTTCGAATCGCACCGGCTGGACGCGGAGGACAACGGCGTGATCACCGTGTTCGCGGTGGATGGATCGGACCCGTATCGGGCGCTGACGGATCCGCAGGAGGATTGCCGCCAGCCGAACTGGTCGCCCGCCGGCGGACGCATCGTCTATCAGAGGTTCGACGGAACGCAATGGGATTTGTGGGTGGTCAACGCGGACGGATCGGACCGCAGGCGGATCACCGGCGGCGACGGCGACAAGACCGACGCTTCCTTCTCTCCAGACGGGGAATGGATCGTGTTCAGCGTGGAAGAGCCGGACGGCGGATCCGTGAACCTGTTTGTCATCTCCGTTTCCGGCGGTGATCCGATCCAAACCACGCGGGTGTCCGGGTACGCGGGAGCCCCTTCCTGGTCGCCGGACGGCAAATACCTTGCCTTCGAATATTCCCCCGCAGATCCGGACAGATCGCCCGGAACGGCGATCTGGATCGTCGCGGCGCCGACGTTGCCGGTTTGA